GAATTACAACTTCTGGCAAAGATAGATCAATCATTGATGCTGCCGCAGTATTTTTTGAACCATTTTCGTCCTTATATATCGCATTATCCAATTTGAAAACGATCGGAGAAAACCCAATCAAATTAAAAAAAATTGACATCGCGATTATAGATTTTAGAATCATATCATTTGGTCTCGATCGATAGACTTAAGTTGTCCGGCTCTCAAACCTATCTCATTAAGTACCAGCTTTCCTATTCGAACTCGTAGGATTGTGCAAACAGACAAACCAATTTTATCACACATACGGCGAATTTGTCGATTATAGCCAGTGGTAAGCACTAAATTAAATTTGATCATATTTTTGCGTTTTTCGATCTTAATTTTATCAATTGATTTCGCCTGCATTCTTGTTCCTTTGATGTTGATCCCCTTGGTCAAGCGATTAAGGTCAGAAATTTTGAATGATTCAGACATATTAGCTTCGACGTAGTATTCTTTTTCATGTTTGAAACTCGGGTGCGTTAGTTGTTGTATTAGCTCACCATCATTTGTAAGAATAATTAAGCCTTCCGAATCCATGTCTAGGCGACCGACGGGATTTAGTTTTTTTTCATCGGGAATATAATCAGCAATGGATTTTCTGCCAAGCTCATCGGACTTTGTTGCTACCACCCCCCTTGGCTTATAAAAAGCATAATATTCAAGCTTGGATGTGGCAATAATTATTTTGTCATTTACAACAACTTTGTCGATCTTTGGATCGATAGAATCACCAAGTTTGGCAATTATCCCATTGACTTTGACTTTACCGGCACGAATATGCTCGTCAGCAGAGCGCCGCGAGCATATTCCATTACTTGATAAAAATTTGTTTATGCGAACTCTAGTCATCGATTTTTGTATCGGAATTCTTAATTTCCTTACCCTTCGCCTCTTTGGCAAGCTCGACGTGTACATCTTTGAGTTGCTGCTCGGATACAGCCGATGGGGCACCCATCATTACGTCTCTGGCGTCTCCGGTCTTCGGAAATGCTATCACCTCACGAATTACATCTTCGCCAGCTAAAATAGCGGCTAATCGGTCAATTCCCGGCGCCACACCTCCATGTGGCGGAGCCCCATATTCAAAAGCTTCGAGCATATGCCCAAACCTGCGCAGCTTTTCTTCTTCCGAAACGCCCAAAAGATTAAAAATTTTATCCTGAATTTCACGAGTGTGAATCCTGATAGATCCGCTGGCGATCTCAAAACCGTTCAATACCAAGTCATAGCAGTATGATCGGACCTCTTCTGGTTTACTATCGAGTTTATCGATATCTTCTTTGTTCGGCATGGTAAACGGATGATGAGACGACACAAGCTTCTTGTCTGCCTTTGAATATTTAAATAGCGGGGTATCAACAACCCAGCAAAAGCCGAACTCCTTCTTGTCTTCCTTATTCTTTCTAATATCCGGTTTGTCGTTGCCATATTCCTCCATCGAATCGGCAAACTTGATCCTTGGAAAAGGCTTTTCTGTAATTTTTCCGCCAGGGACTAGCTTTTTAACGATTTCTATCATCATCGGTTCGATAAGAGAGTAAATGTCTTCTTCTTCAATAAAACTCATCTCAATATCAAGCTGGGTAAACTCTGGCTGTCTATCGCCTCTCTGGTCCTCGTCGCGAAAACAACGGGCGACCTGAAAATATCTTTCAATTCCACCAACCATAAGAAGCTGTTTGAATTGTTGAGGGCTTTGCGGCAATACATAGAATTCCCCCGGGTAAATCCTGGATGGCACGATATATTCCCTTGCGCCTTCAGGAGTCGATTTTGTAAGATACGGCGTTTCAATTTCCCGAAATCCTCTCTCCCATAAATACTCCCGAACCGTTTTTACAATATCGTGACGAAGTGTGATGTTTTTAGCCATTCGTTCGGATCGCAAATCAAGATAGCGATATTTAAGTCGTAGTTCCTCATCAACCCCAAGAGTATTTTTGTCAATTTCAAAAGGTGGGGTTTTAGCTTTATTTAGAACCTTGAGATCTACAGCTTCCATTTCAACTGTGCCGGTGATCAAATCTTTGTTAATCATTTTTTCTGGTCGTGCATTGATTTTGCCTTCTATCGAAATAACCCACTCCGGCCGGATCTCAGAAACCTTTTCATAAGCTTTTGATCCAGGTACGAAAACGACTTGCAAAAGGCCCGACATATCTCGAAGATCGATAAAAACAATCTTACCATGATCTCGGCGAACATTTACCCAGCCAGATACTTTGACACTTTCGCCAATTTTTTTCACCGTTTCTGAAACTAGTATTCTTTTCATTTTATCCTCGCAATTTAGCGTTATATTTATCTTCAACCTCGCTGATAATATTTTGGATGATTTGGTCGGCCTCGTGATCATTGAGGGTTTTATCCGGCGCCTGTAAATAAATGTGGAAAGCAACATTTTTCTTATTCAAGCCAAACATATCTGAAGCAAATTCGTCGAAAAGCTCAACACGATTAATCAAGTTTGAAAGTTTGTAAATTTCGCTAATAATATTATCTGACTTGACATCGATATCCAAAATAAATGCCAAATCGCGTGTGACAGACGGAAATTTGGAAACCGGGCGAAAATGAATTTCTCGATCGCTGACTTTTAGATCAAGATCATCGTTGCTTGCGCTCATTCCGGCGATAATATCGGCGGTCTTTATTTCGAATACAAATGTATTCTGCTTCTTGATCTTGTATTTATTGGCGTCATCGCCGATTAATTCTTTAATTTCTATTGTGTTTTTAATATTTCCAAGCCTGGAAAGAGCGGCTTTTGCCGATTCAATTAGTTTTTTGGGATCTTTGCCTGAGGCTACAACACCGACCATGCTTGTCTCGTCGGTTTTGGTAAACACGTTTCCAATCTCAAACATCAGAACCGGATCGAAAGTAGGGTTTTTTGCAACTGATTTCAAAAGGCCGGGAATCAACGAATTTCTCATGTATTTATTTTCGGGCTGAACGGGATTTTTAACGACAAGTAAATTTTTATCGGAAATATCTAGATCACGAAGGTCATGTTCAGACATGAATGAATAATTGTAAACCTCTGAAAAACCAAGGTTTGCAAGAATATCCTTGATGTATTCCCTTTTGAAATAGTCTCCCCTTTTTGGTTTTAGATTGGTCTCTGGAAGATTGTGCATTGGAAGTTTATTATAACCATATATTCTGCCAACTTCTTCAGCGAGACAGCGAAAATCAACTATGTCGTGGCGAAATGTCGGGATAGCACATTTACTGCCCGATATCTCAAAACCAAGATTCTCCAAAACCTTATTAACCTCGTAATCCTTAAATTCGTGACCCAATAGATCATTAATGCCAGAGAAATTAATTTCAATTTCGTCTCTCTCCGGCTCGTTGCCCACAATCACGCATTCCCCTACTTCAGCATCCGGACAATATTCAAGGATCATTTGGGTTGCCTTGTTGAGTGCGCGCTCAATACCAGCGCTATCAATTCCACGCTCAAACCTGTAACTAGCATCTGTCATTATCTCAAGTTTTTTTGCAGTCTTGCGAATTGTTTTTGGATTAAACTGCGCAGCTTCAAGAATAATGTCGATGGTATCGCTTTCAATTTCTGAATTCTTACCGCCGATAATTCCGGCTATTGCGATCGGTTTTTCAAAGTCAGCGATAACAAGATCATCATCGGACAGAATACGAATTTTATCATCCAGTGAAATCATTTCTTCATTATCGCTAGCTGAACGAACGGCAATTTGATAATCTTTAATTTTTTTGGCATCAAAAGCATGCATCGGTTGCCCTAGATCGAGCATAATATAATTTGTAATATCGACAATATTATTGATCGGCTTAAATCCGCAGGCCAAGAGTCGATTGGCTATCTTGTTGTTTGATGGGCCTACCTTAATATTTTTAATGATTCTAGCGCCATATCGTGGACATTTATTCTTATCAAAAATCTCTATGTTTAGTTGGTCTTTTGTCTTATTTTTGGCATCAAATTTTATATTGGGATAATTAA
The nucleotide sequence above comes from Patescibacteria group bacterium. Encoded proteins:
- a CDS encoding pseudouridine synthase, which translates into the protein MTRVRINKFLSSNGICSRRSADEHIRAGKVKVNGIIAKLGDSIDPKIDKVVVNDKIIIATSKLEYYAFYKPRGVVATKSDELGRKSIADYIPDEKKLNPVGRLDMDSEGLIILTNDGELIQQLTHPSFKHEKEYYVEANMSESFKISDLNRLTKGINIKGTRMQAKSIDKIKIEKRKNMIKFNLVLTTGYNRQIRRMCDKIGLSVCTILRVRIGKLVLNEIGLRAGQLKSIDRDQMI
- the aspS gene encoding aspartate--tRNA ligase, whose product is MKRILVSETVKKIGESVKVSGWVNVRRDHGKIVFIDLRDMSGLLQVVFVPGSKAYEKVSEIRPEWVISIEGKINARPEKMINKDLITGTVEMEAVDLKVLNKAKTPPFEIDKNTLGVDEELRLKYRYLDLRSERMAKNITLRHDIVKTVREYLWERGFREIETPYLTKSTPEGAREYIVPSRIYPGEFYVLPQSPQQFKQLLMVGGIERYFQVARCFRDEDQRGDRQPEFTQLDIEMSFIEEEDIYSLIEPMMIEIVKKLVPGGKITEKPFPRIKFADSMEEYGNDKPDIRKNKEDKKEFGFCWVVDTPLFKYSKADKKLVSSHHPFTMPNKEDIDKLDSKPEEVRSYCYDLVLNGFEIASGSIRIHTREIQDKIFNLLGVSEEEKLRRFGHMLEAFEYGAPPHGGVAPGIDRLAAILAGEDVIREVIAFPKTGDARDVMMGAPSAVSEQQLKDVHVELAKEAKGKEIKNSDTKIDD
- the pheT gene encoding phenylalanine--tRNA ligase subunit beta → MRILKSWLVDYLNSNVSDEDLVNKIIFSGTEVEDVIGEIDGNVIVVEIKQIDKHPNADRLHQVVVNDGKNDIQIVCGAPNIEVGQRVPLAKPGTKIGDMEISEAVIRGVASSGMLCSERELGVGDDHSGIKILPPDTPLGTKISEILSQDIVLDIKPTPNRGDCFSHIGMAREVAATLSETINYPNIKFDAKNKTKDQLNIEIFDKNKCPRYGARIIKNIKVGPSNNKIANRLLACGFKPINNIVDITNYIMLDLGQPMHAFDAKKIKDYQIAVRSASDNEEMISLDDKIRILSDDDLVIADFEKPIAIAGIIGGKNSEIESDTIDIILEAAQFNPKTIRKTAKKLEIMTDASYRFERGIDSAGIERALNKATQMILEYCPDAEVGECVIVGNEPERDEIEINFSGINDLLGHEFKDYEVNKVLENLGFEISGSKCAIPTFRHDIVDFRCLAEEVGRIYGYNKLPMHNLPETNLKPKRGDYFKREYIKDILANLGFSEVYNYSFMSEHDLRDLDISDKNLLVVKNPVQPENKYMRNSLIPGLLKSVAKNPTFDPVLMFEIGNVFTKTDETSMVGVVASGKDPKKLIESAKAALSRLGNIKNTIEIKELIGDDANKYKIKKQNTFVFEIKTADIIAGMSASNDDLDLKVSDREIHFRPVSKFPSVTRDLAFILDIDVKSDNIISEIYKLSNLINRVELFDEFASDMFGLNKKNVAFHIYLQAPDKTLNDHEADQIIQNIISEVEDKYNAKLRG